CAATTGAATGGTTCAAAAATAGCTACGTACGTGTGCAGAAGTGGGATGCGGAAGGACTTTCATTAATTGAAGCAGAATCAGCACTGGAGACCTACTTAACGGATAACAACCCTATTTCCCTAGAAATGGCTGATTACATTGCTGAGAATTGGACATGTCGTCGTATTCAAATGCTAGACTCAGAATCCCGTAGGACACTAATGAAGATTTGGGATGAGCGGGAAATTGCCGCTAAAGCATAGTCATTTTTTGATCACGCCTGCTTTAGTTATAGTGCATTAGATAATCTAAAAAAAAAAGGGCATAAATGCCCTTTCTTTTTCTATGCTAACGGCTCTTTTTTCGACCTTTAGATTTGAAGCTTTGGTGAGGGAATATGTTTCTAATTCTTTGCTGTATGTTCTTGGAAATCGTTTTACTGAACTTGAGTTTCATCCCGCTTCGAGTCTGGTATACCTTCAACTCTCCGCTTGTTTTATCTCTTTCTACGATCTCTTTTAAATTGTGCTTAAACGTTGGCGGTAAGTGCCCTTTCGTATGGGTGATCTCACCTTGGTCCATCTTTACGACTAAAGATGGTCTATCTATGGCAACAAGCCAAAAGACTAATATGGCACCAACTAAAACGACATACAGCATCCTTAACCCCTATTTTAATCACCGAGTAACTTACTCAAGTCCTCTTTCAAACTACTAACCTTTTGCGTCGCCTTTTCACTTCTAGATGCTTCGCTCAGCAAGTATTCGATCGCTTCTGATAGTGTACATCCCAGATCATTGGCACGATGAGAAAGCTTTTCCCATACACGAAAATCCAAATCGATGGATTTCTTTTTGGTATGTACTTGTTCGGCATTGTAGTGACGCTTTCGCTTCGCCCGAATAGCTTGCTTTAGCTTGTTATCTAACTCAACCGACATGTGTTCATTGATCCAATCAAGGACCAGAGTAGGTTCATGCTCAAGTTGCTTAAGCTTCGATACTGCGTGTTCAATTTCGCTTGTATCTACATAACGAGTGATGTTCTCACCTTCACGCCACTTTTTTGTTAAATACTGCCACTTCCAACCACATTCTAAGTTTTCAAGTTGTTGGTATTTCATTGGTTTGCATCCCTACTCTGTTTACAGTGACAGCGTAACCCAAGTTACTAAACTTCTCAATAATAAAGGTTGTTTTATGAGATTTTGCTCGCTTTACGTCGGCTCGAAA
This window of the Vibrio maritimus genome carries:
- the matP gene encoding macrodomain Ter protein MatP — translated: MKYQQLENLECGWKWQYLTKKWREGENITRYVDTSEIEHAVSKLKQLEHEPTLVLDWINEHMSVELDNKLKQAIRAKRKRHYNAEQVHTKKKSIDLDFRVWEKLSHRANDLGCTLSEAIEYLLSEASRSEKATQKVSSLKEDLSKLLGD
- a CDS encoding DUF3634 family protein; this encodes MLYVVLVGAILVFWLVAIDRPSLVVKMDQGEITHTKGHLPPTFKHNLKEIVERDKTSGELKVYQTRSGMKLKFSKTISKNIQQRIRNIFPHQSFKSKGRKKSR